A section of the Oryzias melastigma strain HK-1 linkage group LG14, ASM292280v2, whole genome shotgun sequence genome encodes:
- the LOC112142985 gene encoding erythrocyte band 7 integral membrane protein, giving the protein MEMENQMESQRRRQDGKDVLISEGTGSLGCVGWFIVFLSGLFMFLLFPFTIWFCFKTVQEYERAVIFRLGRITDRKPKGPGIFFILPCTDSLVKVDLRTVSFDIPPQEILTKDSVTVSVDGVVYFRVSDPIASVANVSNADFSTRLLAQTTLRNVLGTKNLAELLSDREGIAHSMQSNLDEATDNWGIKVERVEIKDVKLPFQLQRAMAAEAEAAREARAKVIAAEGEMNASRALKEASLVIAESPSALQLRYLQTLNTIAAEKNSTIIFPLPMDVISHFMRK; this is encoded by the exons ATGGAAATGGAGAACCAGATGGAAAGCCAGAGGAGAAGACAAGATGGAAAAGATGTTCTGATTT CTGAAGGGACAGGGTCTTTGGGATGTGTTGGATGGTTTATCGTCTTCCTCTCTGGACTCttcatgtttcttctttttcccttCACAATCTGGTTCTGTTTCAAG ACCGTTCAGGAGTACGAGCGCGCTGTCATCTTCAGGCTGGGTCGCATTACAGACAGGAAACCCAAAGGACCAG gaatctTCTTTATCCTGCCATGCACTGACTCCCTGGTTAAAGTGGATCTACGAACCGTTTCATTTGACATTCCACCTCAAGAG ATTCTAACCAAAGATTCTGTCACCGTGAGTGTGGATGGTGTGGTGTACTTCCGGGTCAGTGACCCCATCGCTTCGGTGGCCAACGTGTCTAATGCCGACTTTTCCACCCGACTGCTGGCTCAAACCACCCTCAGAAACGTCCTGGGTACCAAGAACCTCGCTGAGCTCTTGTCGGATCGGGAAGGCATTGCTCACAGCATGCAG TCCAATCTGGATGAAGCCACAGACAACTGGGGAATTAAGGTGGAACGAGTGGAGATCAAAGATGTCAAGCTTCCATTTCAACTGCAAAGAGCCATGGCTGCAGAAGCAGAGGCAGCACGAGAGGCCAGAGCAAAG GTGATTGCAGCAGAGGGTGAGATGAACGCATCCCGCGCCCTAAAGGAGGCGTCCCTCGTCATTGCAGAGTCTCCATCAGCTCTGCAGCTTCGTTACTTGCAGACTCTCAACACCATTGCAGCAGAGAAGAACTCCACCATTATCTTCCCATTGCCCATGGATGTCATATCTCACTTTATGCGGAAGTGA